The following are from one region of the Methanococcoides methylutens genome:
- a CDS encoding methylenetetrahydrofolate reductase C-terminal domain-containing protein, with the protein ELLNGPCGGSMDGKCEVDPEKDCAWELIYERLERIGRLDLLDEVRDAKDRLVK; encoded by the coding sequence AGGAACTTCTCAACGGTCCCTGCGGTGGTTCCATGGATGGCAAGTGTGAGGTGGATCCCGAGAAGGATTGTGCCTGGGAGCTGATCTACGAGCGCCTTGAGAGGATCGGTCGTCTGGATCTGCTGGACGAGGTCCGGGATGCGAAGGATCGGCTGGTTAAGTGA